The Sus scrofa isolate TJ Tabasco breed Duroc chromosome 6, Sscrofa11.1, whole genome shotgun sequence region ACAAAGGGCTTCAGATAAAACAGAACACGCTCAGGCCTCTCTGGGACTAAGGCTCCCCTCTGCCCAAAGCCTCAGAGCTGGAGGAAGAGACTAGAGccctccttccatcctccctgtCTCACAAGTAAAGCAAGCATCATCCAGAACACCTGCCAAAGATCCCAGGCTGCTCTCATCTGCCCTAGATGTGTTCCTGCTGCCGGGATGGCGCTTCCCCCCTACCCCGCAGCACCTGCATTCCCAACTCTCCCCATAAGCTCCATCAATACCTTCCTGCCACCTGATCCACGGCTGGATAATGGAGAAAACAGATCCTGACCCATGGAGAACGGTACTCACATCAGGAACCaacacctacacacacacccatcccccactccccagTCCCGGAACGTACGAACGAAAAGGAAAGGGACAAAAGGCTTTCCAATGCCGAGAAATTAAGCCAGAGATGCGGGGGCAGCCCTGGCTGCTGAGTGAGGGCTCACCTGCAGAAGGCATCTCCTGCTCGGATCACCACGACAGGCAGGCCTTCCTTGCACTTCACACACTTCTGCTCACGGCtttggaaaggggaagaaaaaacaggaaagcaaattACACCTCCTCCCAAGGGCATCAGGGAGATGGGAGCCTGCTTCTTACCCCAAGCTGCCGTGCGAGAGATCAAATGGGGGTTATACCCCAGGAAACAGGGCTTTTGTCTTATCCTAACTACCACTCTGaggaaaggccagggaccgaaggGGATTTTAGTCTGCTAAAGCCGGTTCAGTGGCCTCTTAACGGCCACCTCTCAGTCTCTCAGGGGCTGGCAGAAGAGAGACAACTTCCGTGCGGCCCAGAAGGGAGAAGTGGAGTCAGTGGGTGGAAGAGAAAGGGGCTCCGACTTTCCTGAGTAAGGGGAGCGGCGAAGCCGCCCTACTGGCTGCAAGAATTAAAGGTGGGAGAGCGCAGAGCGAGCTTCTCCCTGCAGTGCTCAGCGCCGGCCCGCCAGGCACTCCCGCGGTGCTGCGGTGGGAGATTCGGCCCCCGACGGAGGCCCCCCGACGCCCAAGGCCCGCCCTCGGCGGACGCCGGGATTCCCGGAGCGCAGCCCCCGTGACTGACCACAAAGCGCGGGTCCGCCCACGGGGCAAGAGCTCGCCGCCGGCCGGAGGGGAAGCCGCCCAACTCTTACCCGGGCCGTGAAGGCTGCAGGCCCTCGGGCGAGGGCTCCCCGTAGTCCTCGTCCACCTCGCACATGGCTTCGCCAAGTCGCTCCTTAAACCGCAGCGGCGAGGCGCGCTCCGACTACGTCACCGCGGCGCGGGCGCGGCTGTGACGTCCAGGGGGGCGGGGTGGCCGCTGGCGTTCTCTATGACGTCACCGAGACGCCAGCGCGACTGTGACGCGAGGGTCTGGGACGGGCGCTCCCTGTGACGTCAGCTCGGCGCCGTCGCGGCTGTGACGCGCTGGCCGGGCCGGGCAGGGCCGGGacaggggcggcggcggcggcggcggcggcgggccggCCCCGGGATGGCGATGTTCCGCAGCCTGGTGGCGTCCGCTCAGCAGCGGCAGCCACCGGGCGGGCCTGCGGGCGGCGACAGCGGTTTGGAAGCGCAGTACAGCTGCCCCATCTGCCTAGAGGTCTACCACCGGCCCGTGGCCATCGGCAGCTGCGGCCACACGTGAGTGCGCCGGCCTTCAGGAGGCCGCGGGGTCGGGCACCGCCGCGGGCAGGGCCCTGCAGCCGCCCTGGCACAGCCCCGGCGCGCGGAGAACTTAGGGGGCGGGAGGGCGCGGGGCCCCTGGGGCAGAGCCGTTTCTGCCCTTTGGGGCGCGTTCATCCGCCTCAGCCCAGCCTCCTGCCCGCCCGCCCTGGGCTCTCGACCCGACCCCTCCGTTGTCAGACCGGGCCGACCAGCAGCCCTGCCCGGTGTCGGGTGCCCCGGGGGCCGCTGACGGCCTCGGCAGGCCTCCCTGGGGACTCAGAGCGCAGCAGGCGCGAACTCTGCGCCGGTCGCCTTCGATCTGGTCCCGTGGAGACCGGGGTGGACAGTTGTAAATAAATGTCTTGTAGCTTTTGCTGTCAACTCTTTTTCGGACCCGCTGTCTGCCTGTCTTGACTgcagaggagaggagttccctaaAGTTGGGGCATAGGCTTGTTTGGAGTCTgatgctgttttgttttgatggAGAACTTGGGTCTCATCCATCACTGACCAGCCATGCAGGCTGGCCCCCAGGAGACCAGGTGCCACACACCTTGTTAAAGGTTTCCAGCTGTGCCAGGACCCGGTGGTTTCAGGAACGGAAACCTGAGCATGCGGCTCTCCTTCCCGATGAGCACCGCACTCCAGTCTTCTGGGAGCTGCCAGCCTGGCTGGGAGGGGGCCGAGATCAGAGTGCCTGCTCTCCAGCTCTCCTGAGCTCTGAATAATACAGCTCTTGAGTGAAATtagcagggtggggagagggggcaggagggcccGGCTGCCAGCAGAGCTGCTGAAGAGGTGGGGCCAAGTGCACCCAGGCTGGTAGGAGGCCCTAGCACATTTTGCAAACAAAGCCAGCTAACCTGGAAGGAGCTGGACCTGCTGAGTGTGTGCTGCTCATCACCCAGGGAGGTGGCATCCATGGTGTCAGGAGCTGGGAAGCCTGCACACgcagacacgcacacacatacacagcatgCGCATGGCAGGACAGGCACCTGCTCACACCCAGGGAGCCCTGCGGGCTTGTCCTGAAGGTGCACTGTGTGTCCCTTCTCCAGGCCGTTTGTGAGGTGTTGGCGGGGCGGCCTCTGCGCAGAGCTTCCTTCTTGTAAGCACACACTCGTGGGTGTTGTAAGCTCTGCTCGGCATCTTTCAGCCCGTCCCTGAGGGAACTGCAGGGCTGTCCCGGGGCCTAATTTTAGAAAGCCTTTCCTAGGCTTCAGTTGGTTTCAACACTCACCCAGCCCCGCTGGGCTGTGGTGGTTTGGCTCTTCTGCTCAGCACAAATCTGTTTTCGCTTTTTCCGATTAAGTGTTTTCTGAAAAAGTGGTTTTCGGAATACAGACCCACACAAACTGTTGTGAAAGCATATCCTTCTGTACCCCCGTTCTCCCCCCAAGGCCTTTCTTGGCGTAGTCTGATCCCTCCTCCTGTTTCTAAGACTGGTCCTGCAAGTGTCTCTTCTTGGCTTCTGCCTTCAAAAGAATTTCTCCCTGACTCTGCCTGCTGGTTTAAACAAACCTCCTGGCTGTTCCCCCTCTGCCTCTTACTTTCCCTGAGTCTCTCATCCAGTGTCTTGAAGGCCCGTGTGAACACAACGAACAGGAAAGATTTGGAGGCACGTGTTTTCCTTTAGCGAGTCTGCTGATGGTCTGGTACTTCCCCTCCCCGGTGCCCTGTCTGTGAGCAGTTCCCTTCCACAAAATCGGCTTCTGGTGGTGAGAGCAGCCCCGACGGGGGCAGATACTACTGCTCCAGCACCAGGCAGACGGGACAGGTGACAGGCAGGGCTTTGGGGCAGGAGGCCCCTCGGTGGAGAGCGTGGAAGTGACCCCAGGCAACCCCCCGAGGCCCCAGAGGGAGCCTGTTACGGTCTCAGTCTGGGACATCCTGGGCGGTGAGCCGCATCCGGAACCAGAAGCTGCTCGGCTTGTTTACAACCCTCTGATGAAGCCTCTCCTGAGAGCTACAGGCCAGGCCTCCAGATCCTTGGGGACGGCCCGGGAGCGGTGGCGGGCAGGGGGCCGTCCTGCCTCCTCCCGCTGGAGGCTGCTCATCCTGAGCACACGCAGGATGCCCGGACTTGTGTTTCATGACACGGCAGCTCCAGCGCCGGAGCCAACAGCTCAGGACCGAGAGGAGCCTGGGTGCCTGCCTCAGACCCTCCGTCACCCCGCATCTGCTCAGGCCAAGCCAGAGCCCTTCTTCCTGGGCAGGGGGCAGTGACCCAGGGCTGGTGACACTCTCTGGCCAGCTTTGGCCCTGCCCCATCCAGTGagtcctgggccctgggcctgcGGGTTCCGCCCACCAGTTAGTGATTTTCCGCCCCAGAGCTTAGGGAGGGGAAGGCCTCCAGGGTCCCCCTGGACCCCCTGAGGTGTCGTCATCGCCACGTGGCAGTGAGACAGGCAGGCTGAGCCCTGGGCCACCTCCTGCAGCCTGggggtcacagctacagcttggccCACACCGCAGGCTCGGCAGGGGGCCCAGAAACCCACGGCTAGGCAGGGTCACGGGCCCTCTGCAGCCAGACAGTGTGATCCAGCCCGAAGAACTCAGGCCGTGCCCTGCCTGCAGGTTCTGTGGGGAGTGCCTCCAGCCGTGCCTGCAGGTGCCATCCCCCCTGTGCCCGCTCTGCCGCCTGCCCTTCGACCCCAAGAAAGTGGACAAGGCCACCCACGTGGAGAAGCAGCTCTCGTCCTACAAGGCGCCCTGCCGAGGCTGCAGTAAGAAGGTATCCACCCCAGGGCCTTCCCGACCGGGAGCGGCTCTCCACTGCAGGGAGGAGCTGGCACCGCTGGCTCCTTGCCTCTTGAGCAACCCGCTGCTCCCACGCTCCCTGTGGGCCCTGCCGCCTGTCCTCTACCCCGCGGCCTGGGCTCTGAGCTGTGGCTTCTGCGGGGACACGGCTGCGCTGCAGCATCCCCAACCCGGATGCAGCTTCAGCACCCCAGTGTGCCTCGCCCCGTGGCTCCGTGGCCTCGGGCCTCTCACCCGCCAGCCCGCCGTGTCCGTTCTGCACACGGGCATCCCCCACGCACACACATCACCTCCCGGGACCCAGCTGGGAAACGGAGTCTGAACTCAGGTTTTAGATTTCACCACCTCTCAGGTTGGCAAGTTCTGCTGACTGAGCACAGTAGGAGGTGGCCCCCGGTTGCCTTGTCCTCAAGGTCAAAGGTCTGAATGTCCAGGGGTGCCCTGAGCTTCACCACGAGGGGCCCTCTCTGTCTCCGTCTGTCTCCCCATCTCCGTGCTGTCTCTCTGGCTCTCTCCCGGGACCTGTGCGTCCCTTCCCTGCCCCGTTCTGAGCCGGTTCCCACCTTCAGTCCAAGCAGGCGACTCGGGCAGCCAAGGaggtggttttgtttggttttccctCTTGGCGAGCCGTCTCTCGGGTGGCCGGATGGCTAGGAGAGTTTTGTCTGTCAGCTCCCACTGTGAGGGGGATTTTTCCCAAATAAACACCCTCTCTGTTCCCTGCCCCTTGCAGCCCCCAGAGACCCCAGCAGGGCTCTGCTCTTGTCCAGTGGCTGGAGCCCGGGTCACCTCCCGCTGTAGCTCATTAGCCTTCAGGGCCCTGAGTCTGTGTCTCCCTCCCGTGCCCGTTGTCCAGCAGGGACGCCAGGGGCCCCTGGCACCTGCCTTCGCGGCCCTGCTCGCCAGCTGCCCTCGCATCCTCTGGAGCCTGAGGCCCGGCCAGCGCCGCCTGACCCACCCTCTCACTTCCTAGGTGACCCTGGCCAAGATGAGGGTGCACGTCGCCTCCTGCGTGAAGGTCCAGGAGCAGATGGCCAGCTGTCCCAAGTTCGTCCCCGTGGTGCCCACGTCCCAGCCCATCCCCAGGTAGGCCGTCTCGCCGGGCGTCCCTCTGCCCTCGGGAGGCGGGGGGCTGCCGCGCCTGCTCTGTGGAggccccaggccagcagggcagCGCTGGCCCCACACAGGCCCCATCGGGGaaggagcggggccaggggttggCCAGGCAGGAGTCAGTGGTCGGGCGTGCGGAGGCGAGCGGGGGCCCCACGGCAGCCACGGGCCGCAAAGGTGGTCAGCGCC contains the following coding sequences:
- the RNF166 gene encoding RING finger protein 166 codes for the protein MAMFRSLVASAQQRQPPGGPAGGDSGLEAQYSCPICLEVYHRPVAIGSCGHTFCGECLQPCLQVPSPLCPLCRLPFDPKKVDKATHVEKQLSSYKAPCRGCSKKVTLAKMRVHVASCVKVQEQMASCPKFVPVVPTSQPIPSAVPNRSTFTCPYCGARNLDQQELVRHCVDNHRSDPNRVVCPICSAMPWGDPSYKSANFLQHLLHRHKFSYDTFVDYSIDEEAAFQAALALSLSEN